GCCCAGGCAGCCCTTGGTCACCGCGTCCAGGCCGTGGGTCTCGAAGCTCAGCTTCTCTCCGGTCTCCTTGGCCCGCTGACGGATGATGCGGAAATAGTGGGGCGCGCAGGTGGCCTTGAGCTCCAGGGGCACCTGGCCCCGCTTGTCGCAGAACCAGTTGAGCACGTCCTCGTACTCCTGGGCGCTGATGATCTCTTCGGTGAGCGCCCGGCCCCGGCCGGTGGGCACCAGCAGAAAAATGTGGTGGGCCACCGCGCCCAGATCCACCGCGCTCTCCTGGATCGCCTCCACCTGGGGCAGGTTGCCCCGGGTGACGGTGGTGTTCATCTGGAACTCAAGGCCCGCCGCCGTGGCCGCTTTCATGCCTTCCAGGGAGCCCTGGTAAGCTCCGGCCTGGCCGCGAAACTGGTCGTGACTGGCCGCGTCCGGGCCGTCGATGGAGATGCTCAGGCGCTTGATGCCCGCCTCCTTCAGCTCGCGGGCCTTCTCCGGGGTGAGCAGGGTGCCGTTGGTTCCCATGACCATGCGCAGGCCCAGCTCGTGGCCATAGCGGGCCAGGTGCAGGATGTCCTCGCGCAACAGGGGCTCGCCCCCGGTCATGATCACGATGGGCTTGCCCATGGAGGCCAGGTCGTCCAGAAAGGCCTCGCCCTCGGCGGTGGTCAGCTCGTCGGGATAAAACTCGTTCTCGGCCCCGGCCCGGCAGTGCAGGCAGGAGAGGTTGCAGCGACGGGTGGTCTCCCAGGCCACCAGCCTGAGGGCCGGGGTGCCGTCGGCATAGGCGCCGGGCGGGGGGCCGCCGGGGTGGCCTTTGGCATGAGGATGGGGCATGAGCGCTCCTGATGGGTGTGCGGGTTGCCCCAAGTGTAAAGCGAGCCTGGCCTGGGCGCAAGGATTCAGGGAGGCGCTTGCCCCACTAAACACTGGTGAATTGCGCTGAAGCCCCTAGAACAGGCCCAGCAGCTCCGAGGGGTGGGCTGCCGTGAATTCCGGGCGCAGGCCGCGGCAGCGCCCGGCATCGCCGTAGCCGTAGGAGGCCCAGCAGGCGTGAGCCCCAACCGCGCGGGCGAACTCCAGGTCGATGTGGGTGTCGCCCACCATGATCGCTCTATGGCCCTCGTTCCGGCCGAAGCGGGGGTGGATCAGCTCTTGATACAGCCGGGGGTCGGGCTTGTTGGGGCCTTCATTGGTGTAGCCGTAGATCTCCTGCACCGTGTGGCTCAGGCCGAAGGACTCCAGGAGCACCCAGGTGTTCTCGGCCTTGCGCGCGCTGACGATCACCGTGGCCACGCCTCGCTCGGCCAGGCCGGAGAGAAAGCCGGCCGCGCCGGCGAACAGGCGCATGCGGCCCATGCCCTCGGCCAGGAAGATGTCGCGGTAAGTCTGGGCCCAGTCCTGGCCCTCGGCGGGGGTGCCGTGGCCGCGCAGGAGCATGAGCGCCTCGGGCAGGGGGATGCCGATGGTGGCCCGGATGGCGGCTTCGGTGGGCGGCTGTTCGCCCCGGGAGCGAAAGGTGCCCTGGATGCAATGCACCACCGAGCCGGCCGAATCGGCCAGGGTGCCGTCGAAATCGAGCATGGCCAGGTCATAGGTAGGCATTGCTGCGCTCCGGCGACGAGAAGGTGGGTGGGGCAGGGCGACCCGCGCTTGTTTGCTAAGTCTAAATGCGGGTGGGCCGGGGCGCAAGACGGAGGCGGGACAGCTGCCTAAGCACGCGCTCGGAATCGGGGGCCAATGTTCAGTTTGGCGGCATTCGGCGGACGCATATAAGATTTTCACTGTAATGATAGGTAGTTGTCAAGGTCGGTTAACTCCGGTTGAACAGGGTTAATTATTGCTTGACACATCCCCGCGAACCGGGTGATATTAAGCCTGAGCGAGCGCTCAGTCGGAAGAGCGAACCCATCACACAGCAAGGCGCGCAACAGGATAGACGAACCATGAGCCAGAACGAACCGCCCGCCCAGGGCAAAGACATCCCCACCGAGGTCAAGGACAACGACTTGGTGGCCCGCCGTCGGCGTCAGATCGTGGACGCGGCGGTGCATCTGTTCATCCGCAAGGGCTTCCACAAGACCACCACCCGCGAGATCGCCAAGGCGGCCGGTTTTTCCATCGGCACGCTCTATGAGTACGTCACCTCCAAAGAGGACGTGCTCTACCTGGTGTGCCAGGCCATCCACTCGGAGATGGAGCAG
This window of the Desulfarculaceae bacterium genome carries:
- the ahbD gene encoding heme b synthase — protein: MPHPHAKGHPGGPPPGAYADGTPALRLVAWETTRRCNLSCLHCRAGAENEFYPDELTTAEGEAFLDDLASMGKPIVIMTGGEPLLREDILHLARYGHELGLRMVMGTNGTLLTPEKARELKEAGIKRLSISIDGPDAASHDQFRGQAGAYQGSLEGMKAATAAGLEFQMNTTVTRGNLPQVEAIQESAVDLGAVAHHIFLLVPTGRGRALTEEIISAQEYEDVLNWFCDKRGQVPLELKATCAPHYFRIIRQRAKETGEKLSFETHGLDAVTKGCLGGQGFAFVSHVGEVQPCGYLELSAGNIRQKPFSAIWREAQLFKELRDPDLLKGKCGLCEYRRVCGGCRARAYEVSGDHLAEEPLCLYQPPRAQQQGS
- a CDS encoding HAD family hydrolase, which encodes MPTYDLAMLDFDGTLADSAGSVVHCIQGTFRSRGEQPPTEAAIRATIGIPLPEALMLLRGHGTPAEGQDWAQTYRDIFLAEGMGRMRLFAGAAGFLSGLAERGVATVIVSARKAENTWVLLESFGLSHTVQEIYGYTNEGPNKPDPRLYQELIHPRFGRNEGHRAIMVGDTHIDLEFARAVGAHACWASYGYGDAGRCRGLRPEFTAAHPSELLGLF